Within Actinoplanes sp. L3-i22, the genomic segment GTTGCCAGCGCCCGCCGAACCGTCCGGCAACGCCGAGCTGCCAGCGCCCGCTGAACCGTCCCGCGGCGTCGACTCGGCGAAGGCGGCCCCGCCCGTGGCAGCGGCCAGGAGCCGCTGCTGCACCTGCGGATCAAGGACACCCTGCCCGATCGCCGCCGCCCGCACCGCCTGCGCGATCTGCACCCGCCCGGAGTCCTTGGTCAGATACCCCACGGCACCGGCCCGCAGCGCCCCGAGGATGTGCTCGTCATCGGCGAAGGTGGTCAGCACGACCACCCGCGTCTCCGGATACCGCGCCTTGATCAGCGCGGTCGCCGCCACCCCGTCGCGGCGCGGCATCCGCAGATCCATCAGCACCACGTCCGGCCGCTCCCGGCCGACCAGCTCCAGCGCCTGATCACCGTCGGCCGCCTCGCCCACCACGTCGACGTCGTCGAGCAGGCTCAACATCAGCGCCAGCCCTTCCCGGACCACGGTCTGATCATCGGCCACCACCACCCGGATGCTCACCCGCAAATCCTGACACCCACCCACCGTTCCTCGCGCCCCGGTTCACCCACGCCGCCGCTCATCCCGGCATTCGTAGGTCCACCAGCCAGCCGCCCTCACCCCCGTCCCCGCCCTCGCCGTTGTCCGGGCCGACCTCGATCGTGCCGCCGGCCAATTCGGCACGCTCCCGCAGCCCGATCAGTCCATATCCACTCGACAGCCCGGACACCGGTGGCCCGGCCGGCCCGTGGTTGCGGACCCGCAGCGCGACCGTGCCCACCTCGTACCGCAATCGGGTTTCGACCGCGCTGCCCGGCGCATGCTTGCGGACATTGGTCAGCGCCTCCTGCGCGGCCCGGAACAGCGCCAGCCCGGTCTCCGCGTCCAGCTCCCGCGGCTCGCCGTCGACGGTGAACGTGGCCGGGGCGTCCAGGTCGCGCCCATAGCCCGCGGTCAGCTCGCCGACCAGCTCCGGCACCGGCAGCGGGTCGCCGCGCAGCGCGCTCACCGCCCGGCGGGTCTCGGTCAGGCCGTCCCGCGCGAGGGTCCCGGCCCGGTCGATCAGCACCGCCGCGTCGGCCGTCCGGTCCCGCTCCAGCAGCGCCGCGGCCGTCTCCAGCTGCACCGACAGCGCCGACAGCGAGTGCGCCAGCACGTCGTGGATCTCCCGGGCCAGCCGGGCCCGCTCGGCCAGCGCCGCCGCCCGGGCCTGCTCGTCGGCGAGCATCCGCTCCTGCTCGGCGCCGGCGGTGCGCTGCCGGCGCAGCAGGACGAGCAGCGTGACCACGATCGTGACACCGCACCAGAGGGCGATCGCCGACGCCGCCACGTCGTGCCCGGCCAGCGCGATGATCAGGGCGATCAGGCCGGTGCCGGTCACCACCCCGGTGGTGATCAGGTCGAGGGCGGCGGCGCTGCTGGCGATCGCGACGATCACGTAGACCGGTGCGAGGCCCGGCCCGACCAGCGTGGTCAGCCACAACCCGGCCGCGAGGGTCACGCACACCGCGGCGAGGTGCTGCCGGGACGGCAGGATCCGCAGGGCCAGCACGACCCAGCCGAGACCACCGATCACCAGCCCCACCACCAGGGCGGGGCTGGGTTTCTGGTCCTGGAGCATCGCGACGGTGATGATGACCAGGACGATCAGGTTGCGGGCCCGGCGCCAGAGGTTCAACACCCGGTCCCGATCGACGATGAACACGACGCCAGTCTGCCGAATCAACGGTGACAACCAGGTGTCAGCGCCATCCCGAGACCACGACCCGGCAGCCGGCACAGAAGTCTCAGCAGCGGGCGAGGTGCGCGGCGCGGCGAGCGGCACAGAAGTCTCAGCAGTGGGCGAGGTACGGGCTCCGGCGGCCGGCATCGCGGGCCTCAGCGCCCGACGCGGACCCGGTCACGATCCCGGCGCCGCGGTGCGAACGGCGCCCCGGTCGCCATCGCCCGGGGCCCCACGACCGCGGCCTCCCCGAGGAAGCTGAGCCCCAGGGCGAGCGCCAGGGACGCGGTCAGCACGGACTGGTCGGCGCCGAGCGAGACCGCCGCGACCGCCTGCCCGAACCGCAGCGCGATCAGCCCACCCCAGACCGCGAGCGTCACCCAGGTGTAGCGGTACCAGGTGTGCCCGTCCCGGACGAAGATCCGCACGGTCCGCCCGCGCAGCACCCCACCGGCGACCGCGACCAGCCCGCCGGTCACCAGCGCCACGAGGTCGGCGGTGGGATGAACGAAATCGGTCTGCGCGACGGTGTAGACGCCGTACGCGGTGAGCGCCAGGGGCAGCAGGACCAGTCGCCGGGACTCCAGCGGCTCGCCGAGGAAGCGACGGACCATGGCGTAGACGAGGAAGCCGAGGATCAGAAGCGCGGTGGCGATGTTCATGCCGTTGAAGGTACGAATCGGGCCGGGTGGAGTGCCGCCACCCACGGGTGGAGATCCGGGTGGAGACCGGAACCGTTCTGCCCGTTCTGTCCCTCGGAATACCGGTATTGTCGGTAGTCGATTCGGCATTCGGGGGAGGAACGATGACGCAAGAGCTCGTCGACCTGGGCGATCCGGCTTTCCAGGACGACCCGCATCCGGCGTATGAGGAATGGCGCCGCTCCGGCCCGGTCCGCCGTGCCGTGCTGCCCAGCGGCATGCAGGCCTGGATCGTCACGAGGTATGAGGACGCCAGGCGCGCGCTCACCGACCCACGCCTGTCGAAGCGGTCCTCCCCGGCACCGGAGGGCCAGCCCGTCGGCGGCTCCCGGACAGCCGGCGCGGCTCCGGCCGCGGCGATGTCCCCGGGCATCGGGGCGGCGATCTCCCGGCACATGCTGGCCGTCGACCCGCCGGACCACACCCGCCTGCGCCGCCTGGTCGCGGCCGCCTTCACCGCCCGCCGGATCGAGGCGCTGCGCCCGCGGGTCGAGCAGATCGCCATCGACCTGCTGGATTCGCTGGCCGGCCGGGAGCAGGCCGACCTGATCGACGAGTTCGCCTTCCCGCTGCCCATCCAGGTCATCTGTGAGCTGCTCGGGCTGCCGCCGGAGGATCGGGACGACTTCCGCGAGTGGTCGGACGCGGTGGTCGCCGGCTCGGCGGCCGGGCCGAAGCTGGGCCCGGCGATCGAGGCGATGGTGAAGTACATCCACGCCCTGCTCGCCGAGCGCCGCAAGGCGCCCGGTGACGACCTGCTCTCCGGCCTGATCCAGGTGCGTGACGCGGAGGACCGGCTGACCGAGGACGAGCTCTCCTCGATGGTCTTCCTGCTGCTGGTCGCCGGGCACGAGACGACCGTCAACCTGATCGGCAACGGCACCTACCTGATGCTGCGCGACCGCACCGAGTGGGAGCGGCTGCGCGCCGACCGCGAGCTGCTGCCGAGCGCCATCGAAGAATTTCTTCGGTACGAGGGTCCGCTCAAGACCTCCACGTTCCGGATCGCCACCGAGGACGTGGAGATCGGCGGCGTGACCATCCCGGCCGGCGACCCGGTGATCATCGGGCTGCTCTCGGCGAACCGGGACGGCGACCAGTTCCCGTCCGCCGACCTGCTCCGCTTGGACCGGGTGCAGAGCCCCGCGCACCTGGCCTTCGGGCACGGCATCCACTACTGCCTGGGCGCCCCGCTGGCCCGGCTGGAAGCGCAGGTCGCGTTCACCGCCCTGCTCGACCGGCATCCCGGCCTGCAGCTCGCCGTCCCGGTCGGGGAGCTGCACTGGCGGCCCGGTCTCCTGCTGCGTGGCCTGCAGGGATTGCCGGTCTTTCTGTGAAGAGGGCATGATGTCGGCCGTGTCCGACATGCATGATCCCCGGCCGTCGTCGCCGCACTGGCCGACGACTGTTCTGCCGACGGTGCCCGCGCACGACAAGCATCAGAAGGCCAATCGGGTCCGTCTGATCGTGCTCGGCGCGGCCGGCGGCTTCCTGCTGCTCGCCATCGGCTACTGGGCGTTCTCCGGCTCCGGTGACGACAACACCGCGCCGGTGGCCGCTCCGGTCACCTCGGTGCAGGTGCTGCGCACGCAGAGCATCGAGCCGCTGGAGGAGTCGAGCGTCAAGCCCACCAGCAAGCCGCCGACCACCAAGCCGACGACCAAGCCGGCCGTTCCGGCGGGCCGGCCCGGGCTGGTGATCGCCCAGATGCAGCGGGAGCTCGGCGTCCTGGTGCGGAACGGGCAGCTGGACCGGGACGACGCCCGGTCGCTGAACCAGCGGCTCCGCAAGGTCTCCGAGTCGATCCGGAAGAACGACGCGGACCAGGCCGACGACCGCCTCGGGGACTTCGCCGACAAGCTCGCCGACCTGCACGACGACGGCAAGATCAGCGACGCCGGCTTCAACGCCCTGGCCGCCCAGGCCGCACAGGTCGCCGCCGCCCTGTCCAACTGAAGGCCGCGGTCAATCCAAAGGCCGCGGCCAGCTGAAGGCCGCGGCCGATTCAAAGGCCGCGGCCCAGCTGAAGGCCGCGGCCAGTTGGGAAGCCCTGCTAACGGGGCGAGGGCCGGGTGAGTCGGCCGATCGCCGCCTCCACCCCGGCGACCCGGTCGGCCACCAGGGCGACCGCCCCGGCCGCCCGCACCATCGGGTCCGCCTCGGCCCCGCCGAGCGTCTGCTCCCGCAGGAAGCCCGCCTTGACCTCGGCCCACCGCTGCGCCCGGGCCGGGTCGAGCCGCCCGCGGATCTCGGCGAGTTTGAGCAGGTTGGCCTCGGCCCCGCCGGTCAGGGTCTGCGCCTCGCCCAGGTAGTGATCGTCGAGCACCTGCTCCAGCTCGTCGTCGTTCATCGCCGGCACGATCCGCTCGGCCAGCTTGTTCATGTTGCGGTAGGAGCCCTGCAGCCGGAACGGCGGCTCGGTCCGGCTGGAGTCGGCCTGTGCCGCCGAGGCGATGTAGGCCTGGTTGACCCGCAGCACCACCCGCTGCACCCGCTTCATCTTGCGCAGCACGGCCAGGATCTGGTCGAGCTCGGCCGCCGAGTACGGGTACGACAACCGGTCCGCCCGAGCGCTCTCGTCGCCCTCGGCGAGCCGCAGCAGCAGCGGCAGGTCGGCGGAGTCCCGGGCGGCCAGCGGCGCGAGCACGGTGTTCCCGGTGAGCGCGTTCTCCAGGTAGGACAGCTCGAACAGGTCCTCGCGCCCGGACAGCACGTCACCCAGGTTCCACACGTCGGCCCGGTTGGCGAGCATGTCCGGCACCCGGAAACGACGGCCGCTCTCGGTGTACGGGTTCCCGGCCATACACACCGCGAACCGCTTGCCCCGCAGGTCGTACGTCCGCGTCTTGCCGTTCCAGACACCCTCCATGCGCCTCTGCGCGTCACAGAGCGAGATGAACTTCTGCAGCAGCTCGGGGTTGGTGTGCTGGATGTCGTCGAGGTAGAGCAGCACGTTGTTGCCCATCTCCAGGGCCAGCGAGATCTTCTCCACCTCCTGCCGCGCGGTGGCGTCCGGGGCATCGGCCGGGTCGAGCGAGGTCACGCCGTGTCCCAGCGCCGGCCCGTTGACCTTGACGAAGACCAGTCCGAGGCGATCGGCGACGTACTCCATCAGCGTGGTCTTGCCGTAGCCGGGCGGGGAGATCAGCAGCAGCAGGCCCGACCGGTCGGTCCGCTTGTCGTCGCCGGCCGCGCCGATCTGGCGGGCCAGGTTGTCGCCGATCAGCGGCAGGTAGACGTCGTCGAGCAGCCGGTTGCGGACGAACGTGGTCATCACCCGCGGCTTGAACTCGTCGAGTCGCAGCCGATCCCGCTCGGCAGCGGCCAGGGCGGCCCGTTGCTTCTGATAGGCCCGATAGGCCGGCATCCTGATATTTCGGAAATTTCGCGCGGCCGGCAGCAGCGCGTCGAGCCGCACTGTCAACCGCCCGTCCACGACCCGCGAATGCACCCCGAGCAGCCCCGACACCATCTCGCTGGTAGCCGCCGAGACGTCATACCGAGTCAGCGAAGCCAGCTCAATAGCTACTGATTCCGACAAATCCGATTTGTCACCGGCATCGGGCTTTGCTGCCAAAAATGCGCTCAGCCACGCGGAAGCCAACTGTCGTCGAGCAGGAAGATCCGACTCCAACGCTTGCAGATCGTCCGCGAAACGAGCCCCACCCAACTCCCGATGGAACCGATCGAGCAGAGTACGCGCCCCGGAACTGGCCGCGAACCCCGAAGGCGAGGAGGCCAGTTCCTCGACCAGATACTCCCCGACCGGGAAACCGGCCGCGGTGTCCAGTTCGGACCGCAGCTCGTCCAGGGCGGAACCGGCCGAGCCGAACAGCTCCCGCGCCCGGACCAGTGACGACGCCCGCAGCGCCCAGAGCTCCCGCTCGGCCGAGGTGGTGCCGAACGCCCAGAACAGCTGCGCCTCGGCCCGGGTCGACGCGTCGTAGCGCAGCAGCCCGGCCGCCGCGTGCAACCGCAGCAGCGCGTCCAGGATCACCGTGGCGTCGGCGTCGTGCACCCCACGTTCGTACCCCTCGTCGTACCTCTCCTCGGCGGCCCGGCGCACCAGCTCCCGCAACGTGCCATCGGTGAGTGCGGCGGCCGCGGCCCGGGGGTCGGCGGCGAGAATCGCCGCCGCCAGATGTTCCGCGCGGTACAGCGACCGGTCCTCGGAGATCAGCGGCTGATCCCAGAAGTCCCTGGTCAGCGCGAAGGCCGGGTCGGTGATCGGCGAGCGGTAGTCGGTTCCGGTGATCGCGTAGGCCAGCCCGTCGTCCTGCGGCACCAGGGTCAGGTCGATCGCCTGCTCGTTGACCGCGAACGTGTGCCGCCCGAGCCGGATCCCGCCCTCGCCGAACAGGTCGAGCCGGTCGCGCAGCGCCCGCCCGGCCTCCTGGCGGGCCGCCTTGAGCTGGCCCTCCAGCTCCTCGGCGCGGACCGTGTCGCCGGTCGCGCGCAGTTCGTCGGCGACCGTCCGGACCTTGGCGACCATCGGGTCGGTGGCGAAGTACGTGTTGACCTCGTCCGGATCCCCGAGCGTGGTGATCCGCCGGCGCACCGCGTCCAGGATCCGGCGGGCCGAACCGGCCAGCCGGTCGGCGCGGCGGGCCCGCTCGTCGAGCAGCGCCTGCCGGCGGCCGGCGATCGCCTCGTACACCTCGGTGCGTTTGGCGGCCAGCCGCTCGCCGAAGTCGTCGACGTCGCCGAACCGGGTCTCCAGCGTCTCCACCTGGGCCATCAGCCGGGCCAGGTGCTCGTCGCAGCGTTCCGGGGTGTCCGCGGCGGCCAGCGCGGCCGAGACCGACTGGCCGAAGAGCGCGAACTCGGCGGCGAACGCGGCCCGGCCCTCGACCGAGGCCAGCTCGCGGCGGCGCGCGTCCAGGGTGGCCCGGGCCCGGTTGAGCCCGCCCAGCACCGTGCCGATCCTTTCCAGAATGGACACCCGGACGGTCGCGTCGGCGATGTCGAGCCCGCCGACCACCTCGGTGACCACCTGCAACCCGTCGGACTGCTCGGTGATCCGCTCGGCGACCGGCTCCGCCTCGGCGACCGTGCCGATGCCGGTGGCCTGGATCGCCAGCTCCTCGACGCCGGTCTGGTAGTCGGCGAACGCGTCCGGCCGGCGCAGGAACTCGACCGCGCGCCGGGCGGTCTCGTCGGTCGCGGTGACCAGCGAGGCGGCGATCTCGTCGAGCCGGGCGACGTCGGCGTACCGCATCTCCCGCAGCCCGGCGAGCTTGCCGCGTTCCCGGCGCAGCTCGGCGAGCCGGCTCACCCAGCCGCCGGTCGTCGTCGGCGCCTCGGCCTCGGCCCGCCGGATCAGCGACAGCGCGGCCGCCTCGGCGTCCGCGAGGGCCTGCCCGGCCTGCTGGGTCAGCGCCTGCACCGAGGCGAACTCGTCGAGGACCTGGGTGGCCGCGGCCCGTACCTCGGCGAGCGGCTCGGCGAGGTTCTCCAGCTCCGGGTCGTCGAGCCAGTGATAGGTGTCGAAGGCCCGGGTGCAGGCCGCGATGATCGCCTCGAAGACCGGCCCGGCCGCCGACATCTCGCCGACCATCCGGGTCACCGACAGGGTGTCGGCGATGCCGCGGACCAGATCGGCATTGCCGATCCGGTCGAGCGGTCCGGTTCCGGGTGGCTGCGCGGCGGCGTGCGCATCCGAGACGTACGACGTCTGCCACACCTGCACAGCGTGGACACGAGTCGGCTCGGCAGTGCCGGCCTGATCGGGACTGCGCAGCACCACCAGCGTGCCGTCGTCGAAGATCGCGTAGCCGTGACCCGCGATCGGCGTCGCGACCTCCTTGCGGATCACGTTGTAGGGCAGCAGCAGGTACCGCCCGGACCCGGCGTCGTGGAAGACGTGCAGCACGTCCTCGCCGTTGACCGACCGGATCACCCGCTCGAACGCCAGCCCGGTGGTGTCCTGGTCGAACGTCTTCGCGACGCCGGTGGCCAGGTAGTACCCGCCGGGGAAGATGACGCCCTGGTCCTCCGGCAGCCGCCGGCACGCCTGCCCGATCCCGTCCAGCCGCCGCACGTCCCGGGTGCGCGTGTTGAACACCAGGTAGCGCTGCACGGTCTCCTGGTAGGGCAAAACCCTCAACAAGATCAAAGGCCCGACCCTGGCGTACGCGATCTCAGCATCCGCCAGACTCTGCAGCGGCTCGTCCACCGGCTCCGAGTAGATGCCCTCGCCGTCCTCGGTGTTGTTCTCCACCTTGACGGTGAGCGTGCCGCCGACCGCCTCGACGAACACCTCGTCCTCGATCGAGACGTGCGGGTGCCGCCCGAGCACGTGCTGCTCGCGGGTGGTGGCCGTCCAGGTGAAGTCGTGCGTGGCCGGGAGCACGTGGTCCCGCTCGCCCCGCGCGTCCTGGTACGCCACCGACCCGTCCACGCCGACCCGCCAGCGCAGCACCTTCAGGTCGTCGGCCCGCGCCCCGGTCTGGAAGATCGCCAGCAGCAGCCCCTCGACCCGGCGCAACTGCCGGAGCCGGGTCTCCTTGTAGTACCGGTGCAGCTCGGCGAAGTCCCGCCGGAAGCCCGGGTCGTCGAGCAGCCCGGGCGCCTGCGTCGGCTGGAACTTCCGGTCCACCACGGTGAAGACGTCGTCCACTGACGTCTCGGCCTTCATCCCGAGGAACGCGTTCGCGCCGAAGAGCAGCGCCTCCCCGGCCGGCGCGACGTCGGCCGGCACGCAGTTGTTGCCGGTCCGGATCCGCTCGGTGCCCAGCAACTCGGTCTGCTGGGCCCCGAAGACCTCGACCCGGCGCCCGTTCAGCGCCTCGGCCCGCTCGGCGAGCTCCCGGGCCTTGGCGCCGAGCCGGGCCCGGAGCACCTCGTAGGTGCCGGCGTCGATGTTGGATTCGGTCACTCAGCCTGGTCCTTCTTCAGCTGGCTGGCGACGGCCGCGGCCACGCTCAGGTTGGCCACGTCCGCGGTCGACACCGCGGAGGCCAGCTTGTGCAGGTCCTCGGCCAGCTCACCCTCGCCGTTCAGGTAGCGGGCGCCGACGCCCTGGACCACCGTGCTGTGCTCGACGAACCCGTCGATGCTCTTGCCCAGCGTGATCGAGCCGACCAGCTTGTCGAAGAAGACCGAGTCCCCGCCGACGATGTCGATGTTCGCCTTCTCCAGCCCGGCCGCGACCACCATGGCCTGCGCCTCGGCGATCTCCTTGTGCACGGTGATGCCGGCCAGCCGGATCTCCTTCTCCATCTCCAGCCGCAGGCGGTACTCCTCGTGCGCGCGGGTGACGTCGTCGAGCGTGGCCATCGCGCCGGCCTTCTGCTCCAGGCCGATCGCCTCGCCGAGCAGCTTTTCCTTGATCGCCTCGGCGGCGACCAGCGCCTTCTGCCGCTCGACCGCGGCCTCGGCCAGGCCGGTCTTCTCGATCACCTCGGCCTCGGCGCGGCCGGTCTTGACGATCGCCTCGGCGTTGCGCTCCCGGACCTGGACGTCGGCCAGGCCGAACGCGGCCGACTCGGCCTGCTGGCCCTCGGCCATCCGGATCTTGGCGCGGGCGTCCAGCTCGGCCGCCTGCTGCCGGGACTCGGCCAGCAGCAGCAGCTCGCGGGCCTTGAACTTGGCCGCGGCCTCCGAGGCCTCGGCCGCCTTGATGTCCTTGACCAGGGATTCCTGCGCCTCGGCCTCGGCGTTGATGATGACCGCCTGGCGGGTCCGCTCGGCCTCCTCGACGACTCGGAGGCGCTTGATGTTCTCCTCCTGCTCGGCGACCGTCTTCTCCACCGCGATCCGCTCCCGGATCACCTCGGCCATCGACCGCTTCTCGGTCTCGACCTCCTTGTCCTTCGCGATGGTGGACAGCTCGGTCTCCCGCTGGCGCCCGATCACCTCGAGCATCCGGTCCTTCTCGATCCGCTCGGTCTCGATCGCGATGACCCGCTCGCGGTTCTTCTCGGCGACCGCGATCTCCCGGCTCTTGTTCTCGGTCTGCACGCCGAGCTGCTGCTCGGTCTTGATCCGGGCGGTCTCCGAACGGAGCGTCTCCTCGGCCCGGGCCAGGGCGATCTCGGCCTCCTCGCGGGCCCGGATGGTCTCGATCTCCCGGCGCTGCTTGATCTCCGCGTCGGTCCGCCGGCGCTCCAGCTCGAGGATCGCCTCGCGGGCGTCCACGTCCTGGCGGGTGATCTCCTTCTCCTCGTTGCGCCGGAAGTCGTTGGTGCGCACCGCCTCGATCGCGGTCAGCTCGGTGATCTTCCGGATGCCCTGGGCGTCCAGGATGTTCTTCGGGTCGAGCGAGGTGACCGGGGTCTGCTCGAGGAAGTCGATGGCCGCGTCCTCCAGGCTGTACCCGTTGAGGTCGGTGCCGATCACCTCGATGATCTGGTCCCGGAAGTGGTTGCGCTTGGTGTAGAGGTCGATGAAGTCGAGCTGCTTGCCGACCGTCTTGAGCGCCTCGGAGAACTTCGCGCTGAACAGCTCCTGCAGCGTGGTCTCACTGCTGGCCCGGGTGGTGCCGATCGCCTGCGCCACCTTGATCACGTCTTCGGTGGTCTTGTTGACCCGCACGAAGAACGTGATCCGGATGTCGGCACGGATGTTGTCCTGGCAGATCAGCCCTTCCCGCCCCGTACGGGAAATCTCAATGGTTTTGACCGAGATATCCATGATTTCGGCCTTGTGGAGAACGGGCAGCACCACCGCGCCGGTGAAGGTGACGTCCACGCGGCGCACCTTGGAGACGATCAACGCCTTGCCCTGTTCGACTTTCCGGAACATCCGGCTGAAGAAGAACAGCACGCCGATCGCGATCAGTACGACAACGGCGATAAGCACACCGAAACCGGTGGAGACAACGTCCATCAAAGGCCTTTCTTGGCGATATCGGCGGGAACGACCCAGAAGAACTCGCCTTCCGGGTCGACGTCATAGATGAGGGCGACGGTGCCGGCGGACAGCTGGTCCTGGCCGGCCTGGCGGACCTGGATGATCGCCGAGGAGCCGTCCGCCGCGTGGACCTCGGCCTGGCCGAAGGTCCCGGTCACCCGCCCGGTGCGGATGACGCAGGTCAGGCCGACGAAATCGGCGCGCGACGCGTCCGGCCCGGTCGGCAGCAGCTTCTGCAGCGGGATCGCGATCAGCCGGGTGATGATCGCGGCGGCGACCAGGGCGGCGATCGGGACGACCCAGAGCGGGAACCCGGGGTGCCACTGGCTGCCGGCCAGGGTGCCGAACCAGGCCAGCGCCACGAGCAGGGAGAGGAAGACCGGCACCGGTACGCCGAGCAGCTCCCCGTGACCGTGCCCGGCGTCCGGGTCGGCGCCGCCGGCGATCACCACGAGCCAGTAACCGATGACGAGAATCAGCAGGGGAGTGAGGAGAACGGTCGGGAAGCTCAGCGCGGCTTCAAGGAATCCGTTCCCCATGGAAATGTCCGTCCCCCGTTTGTTCGTGTGCGGTCCACAGGGTCTCAGGCGCGGTCAAGGTTTGAAAAGGCCGGAACAGCCACCACCGTCTATCCCGGGACTGCTATCCCAGGACTGATAGTCCGTGGATAAAGACTCCCTTCATGCCGGGCGTCCGGCACGGCAGACTTGCCTCATGGATCGGGAACAACTGGCCCACTTCCTCCGGACCCGGCGCGAGGCGCTGCAGCCGGAGGATGTCGGATTGCCGCGTGGCCCACGGCGGCGCACCGGCGGCCTGCGGCGGGAGGAGGTGGCGGCGCTGTCCGGCATGTCGGCCGACTACTACGGGCGCATCGAGCAGCAGCGCGGCCCGGCGCCGTCCGACCAGATGCTCGCCTCGCTGGCCCGGGCCATGCACCTGAGCCTGGCGGAGCGGGATCACCTGTTCCATCTCGGCGGACACCCGGCGCCCCGGCGCTCGCTGCGGGACGATCACATCAGCCCCGGCATGATGCGGATCGTCGACCGGATGATGGACACCCCGGCCATGGTGCTGTCCCGGTTCGGCGAGACGCTGCGCCAGACCCCGATGGCGGTGGCCCTGTTCGGCGACGAGACCCGCTACACCGGGCTGGCCCGCGCCACGGTCTACCGCTGGTTCACCGATCCGGAGAGCCGGCGCGTCTACCCGGAGCGGGACTATCCGAAGCACGGCCGGTTCTTCACGGCCAACCTGCGGCGGGCCTACACCGCGGACCCGGAGGGCCGGGCCGGCGAGATCGTGACGGCGCTGCTCGCGATCAGTCCGGAGTTCACCGCGATCTGGGACGAGCACGAGGTGGGCCTCTCCCACGTGGCGCAGAAGACGCTCGTCCACCCGCAGCTCGGCGAGCTCGAGCTGTGGTGTCAGAACCTCTACGACCCCGAGCAGGAGCAGGCCCTGCTCGTCTTCACCGCGGCGCCCGCCTCGGCGAGTTACGAGAAGCTCCAGCTGCTCGCCGCCGTCGGCTAGCGCCGGACCCGATCCCGCGCTCGCGGGATCGGCACGAAAACCCAGCACACGACATTCGAGGGGATCACCATGCCCAAAATCGCCCTGATCACCGGCGGCAACCGCGGGCTCGGCCGGGCCACCGCCCTGGCCCTGATCGACGCCGGCGTCGAGGTCATCTACACCCACCGCGGCGACCCCGGGGAGAAGATCGACGCCATCGGGCTCGAGCTCACCGTCGGCGCCCTGGACGGCTACGACGCCTTCGTCACCGAGCTGCGCCGCACGCTGCGCGACCGGTTCGGCCGGGAGGACTTCGACTTCCTGGTCAACAACGCCGGCGTCGGCGTGCACGCCTCGATCGCCGACACCACCGTCGACGCCTTCGACCAGCTGATGAACGTGCATTTCCGGGGCATGTACTTCCTCACCCAGAAGCTGCTCCCGCTGATCGCCGACGGCGGCCGGATCATCAACATCTCCACCGGCCTGGCCCGCTTCACCGGCGACGGCTACGCGGCGTACGCGTCGATGAAGGGCGCCGTCGAGGTCTTCACCCGGTACCTGGCCAAGGAGGTCGCCCCGCGCGGCATCACCGCCAACGTGGTGGCGCCCGGCCCGTCCGCGACCGACTTCGCCGGCGGCGCGCTCCGCGACAAC encodes:
- a CDS encoding response regulator transcription factor, yielding MSIRVVVADDQTVVREGLALMLSLLDDVDVVGEAADGDQALELVGRERPDVVLMDLRMPRRDGVAATALIKARYPETRVVVLTTFADDEHILGALRAGAVGYLTKDSGRVQIAQAVRAAAIGQGVLDPQVQQRLLAAATGGAAFAESTPRDGSAGAGSSALPDGSAGAGNAGLSGGSAGGGAGLPGGSAGGGAGLPGGSAGAGNSGLPGGLAGFGKPVLPDGLTAREAEVLGLIAAGLSNKEIAKRLFVTEVTVKSHVNRLFAKAGVRDRAQAVRYAYQHGLSN
- a CDS encoding sensor histidine kinase; protein product: MFIVDRDRVLNLWRRARNLIVLVIITVAMLQDQKPSPALVVGLVIGGLGWVVLALRILPSRQHLAAVCVTLAAGLWLTTLVGPGLAPVYVIVAIASSAAALDLITTGVVTGTGLIALIIALAGHDVAASAIALWCGVTIVVTLLVLLRRQRTAGAEQERMLADEQARAAALAERARLAREIHDVLAHSLSALSVQLETAAALLERDRTADAAVLIDRAGTLARDGLTETRRAVSALRGDPLPVPELVGELTAGYGRDLDAPATFTVDGEPRELDAETGLALFRAAQEALTNVRKHAPGSAVETRLRYEVGTVALRVRNHGPAGPPVSGLSSGYGLIGLRERAELAGGTIEVGPDNGEGGDGGEGGWLVDLRMPG
- a CDS encoding cytochrome P450; the protein is MTQELVDLGDPAFQDDPHPAYEEWRRSGPVRRAVLPSGMQAWIVTRYEDARRALTDPRLSKRSSPAPEGQPVGGSRTAGAAPAAAMSPGIGAAISRHMLAVDPPDHTRLRRLVAAAFTARRIEALRPRVEQIAIDLLDSLAGREQADLIDEFAFPLPIQVICELLGLPPEDRDDFREWSDAVVAGSAAGPKLGPAIEAMVKYIHALLAERRKAPGDDLLSGLIQVRDAEDRLTEDELSSMVFLLLVAGHETTVNLIGNGTYLMLRDRTEWERLRADRELLPSAIEEFLRYEGPLKTSTFRIATEDVEIGGVTIPAGDPVIIGLLSANRDGDQFPSADLLRLDRVQSPAHLAFGHGIHYCLGAPLARLEAQVAFTALLDRHPGLQLAVPVGELHWRPGLLLRGLQGLPVFL